The Acidobacteriota bacterium genome has a window encoding:
- a CDS encoding NAD(P)H-hydrate dehydratase, producing MKVLTSEQMRKADEKTIKEMGIPGIVLMENAGIQVVEAIKEWLEPTQPLSVAIIAGKGNNGGDGMVVARHLLNRGHLPIVFLLAPADNVKGDARANLEIVRKLDIPLIELPDERAWEEEGPDLSSFDLIVDAIFGTGLTSPASGYYARVIDEVNQAPCPIVSVDIPSGLSGESSEVIGPTISADLTVTFAYPKLPHILPPACEFVGDLVVANISMPPEAIRGIGAKIELIEEDMLTGLLPPRHPNTHKGDYGHLLIVAGSPGKTGAAALAGEGALRIGAGLVTVACSKSLNPILEVKLTEVMTEPLPETEEQTISEEALPRLRELLKGKTALVIGPGLSRNEETTRLVQTLVTEAELPILIDADGVNAFIGAVDLLHGEGREIAITPHPGEMARLLNISASEVVKERLKIAKRFAEEHKIWVVLKGYRTIIASPAGEIYINPTGNPGMASGGTGDVLSGIVGGLLAQGLPMREALILGVFLHGLAGDIAEEEIGEYPLAAGDLISYLPEAIRLVTGELEEEEEE from the coding sequence ATGAAGGTTTTGACTTCGGAGCAAATGAGAAAGGCTGACGAAAAAACGATAAAGGAGATGGGCATCCCCGGGATAGTGCTGATGGAGAACGCCGGCATCCAGGTAGTCGAGGCGATAAAGGAATGGCTGGAGCCCACCCAGCCTCTTTCCGTAGCCATTATCGCCGGCAAGGGGAATAACGGCGGGGATGGAATGGTGGTGGCGAGACACCTCTTAAACAGAGGACATCTTCCCATCGTATTCCTCCTCGCCCCGGCAGACAATGTCAAGGGGGATGCGAGGGCAAACCTTGAGATAGTGAGGAAACTTGACATACCACTGATCGAGCTTCCAGATGAGCGGGCTTGGGAAGAGGAAGGTCCCGATCTCTCCTCGTTCGACCTCATCGTGGATGCCATCTTCGGCACCGGTTTGACCTCACCTGCATCCGGCTACTACGCCCGGGTTATCGATGAGGTGAACCAGGCCCCCTGCCCCATTGTCTCGGTGGATATACCCTCGGGCCTTTCCGGGGAGAGCTCCGAGGTCATTGGCCCCACCATCTCAGCCGATCTGACGGTAACCTTCGCCTATCCCAAGCTACCCCATATACTTCCCCCTGCTTGTGAGTTCGTTGGCGATTTAGTGGTAGCGAACATATCGATGCCTCCAGAAGCCATAAGGGGAATAGGGGCGAAAATCGAGCTCATCGAGGAGGATATGCTCACCGGGCTCCTTCCTCCCCGCCATCCAAACACCCACAAGGGGGATTACGGACATCTATTGATAGTGGCTGGTTCGCCGGGCAAAACCGGCGCTGCCGCTCTTGCCGGGGAAGGGGCGTTGAGGATCGGTGCCGGTCTCGTCACCGTTGCCTGCTCGAAAAGTCTGAACCCGATACTCGAGGTGAAGCTCACCGAGGTGATGACCGAACCCCTCCCCGAGACCGAGGAGCAGACGATAAGCGAGGAAGCCCTTCCCAGGCTGAGGGAGCTCCTCAAGGGGAAGACCGCCTTGGTGATCGGTCCTGGGCTCTCGCGAAACGAGGAGACAACACGGCTGGTGCAAACCCTCGTCACTGAGGCAGAGCTTCCCATCCTCATCGATGCCGATGGGGTCAACGCTTTCATCGGAGCGGTTGATCTTTTACACGGAGAGGGAAGGGAGATCGCCATCACCCCCCATCCTGGGGAGATGGCTCGCCTCCTCAATATATCCGCCTCGGAGGTGGTAAAGGAAAGGCTCAAGATAGCGAAAAGGTTCGCTGAAGAACATAAGATCTGGGTGGTGCTAAAGGGATACCGCACCATCATCGCCTCCCCAGCCGGCGAAATCTATATCAACCCCACAGGAAATCCAGGGATGGCGAGCGGAGGAACCGGCGATGTCCTTTCCGGCATCGTCGGAGGATTGCTCGCTCAGGGTCTGCCGATGCGCGAGGCACTCATCCTCGGTGTTTTCCTTCATGGCCTTGCTGGGGACATAGCGGAAGAGGAAATAGGAGAATACCCCCTCGCTGCAGGTGATCTTATCTCATATCTTCCCGAGGCAATCAGGTTGGTAACCGGCGAACTTGAGGAGGAAGAGGAAGAATAA
- a CDS encoding ABC transporter ATP-binding protein, protein MSEKVVEARNLSKWYGEVVGINDLSFSLSPGVTGLLGPNGAGKSTLLKLIAGLLKPSKGELLVFGEVPWKNHRLKRKIGYCPELDAFWRYLTGFDFLLNIARLSGYSGEEAEKRVLASLKEVDLLSAKDKRIAAYSRGMRQRIKIAQAILHDPELILLDEPLAGMDPIGRKAMIELIKRLGKEGRTLLVSSHILHEIEAMTEEVILIHNGRVIAEGNVHRIRELIDEHPHMVFFTCNDPRKLASLLVKYPDVVNISFSEDGRGVTIQSVKPDEFYRRLPDIVLDNGIEIEGMHSPDDNLEAVFNYLVK, encoded by the coding sequence ATGAGCGAGAAGGTGGTGGAGGCGAGAAACCTTTCCAAGTGGTACGGAGAGGTGGTGGGGATAAATGATCTTTCCTTCTCCCTTTCCCCCGGGGTGACGGGGCTTTTGGGACCGAATGGGGCGGGGAAATCGACCCTGCTCAAGTTGATCGCTGGGCTTCTCAAGCCGAGCAAGGGGGAGCTTCTCGTATTTGGTGAGGTCCCGTGGAAGAATCACCGGTTGAAGAGAAAGATCGGTTATTGTCCGGAACTCGATGCCTTCTGGCGTTATCTTACCGGGTTTGATTTTCTCTTAAATATAGCCCGTCTTTCCGGATATTCCGGAGAGGAGGCAGAAAAAAGGGTTTTAGCCTCACTCAAGGAGGTGGACCTCCTCTCCGCAAAGGATAAGAGGATAGCCGCTTACTCCCGGGGGATGAGACAGAGGATCAAGATAGCCCAGGCGATACTCCATGATCCGGAGCTTATACTTCTCGATGAGCCCTTGGCGGGGATGGATCCCATCGGAAGGAAGGCTATGATCGAGCTGATAAAAAGGCTGGGAAAAGAGGGGAGGACCCTTCTCGTCTCGAGCCACATCCTCCACGAGATCGAGGCGATGACCGAGGAGGTGATCTTGATCCATAACGGCAGGGTCATCGCCGAGGGGAATGTCCACCGAATAAGGGAGCTCATCGATGAGCACCCCCATATGGTATTCTTTACTTGCAACGATCCAAGGAAGCTTGCTTCCCTTCTCGTTAAGTATCCCGATGTGGTCAATATCAGCTTCAGCGAAGACGGGAGAGGGGTTACCATACAGAGCGTAAAGCCGGATGAGTTCTACCGCCGACTTCCCGATATTGTCCTTGATAACGGGATCGAGATCGAGGGGATGCACTCCCCGGACGATAACCTCGAGGCGGTCTTCAACTATCTCGTAAAATGA
- a CDS encoding ABC transporter ATP-binding protein: MIIEVENLTIKYGELAALKGVSFATKGGAVGLLGPNGAGKSTLIKTLLGFLTPVSGSAAVLGIDSSRFPLEVRRRIGYLPEEDALIPGFTGVGFVAYAGELAGMDYRDAIERAHEILYFVGLKEARYRRVETYSSGMRQRVKLAQALVHDPELLLLDEPTIGMDPKGRKEMLDLIKDIVEKKGINVLLSSHILHDVEYVCSEVVVLNRGEVVVSGDLKELLGREEEVYEVQIRGERDGFTSLLKKRGARVYFDDEEGLFRIFMKKEWGSAPIFEAARDSGVEVRHLLTSKRTLEDLFVKVVEE, from the coding sequence ATGATAATCGAGGTAGAGAACCTTACCATAAAATATGGAGAGCTGGCTGCCCTAAAGGGGGTGAGCTTCGCCACCAAGGGGGGGGCGGTGGGCCTTCTTGGTCCCAATGGAGCGGGAAAGAGCACCCTGATAAAGACGCTTCTCGGTTTCCTCACCCCTGTTTCTGGTTCCGCTGCTGTTCTCGGCATCGATTCTTCCCGTTTCCCCCTCGAGGTCCGGAGGAGGATAGGTTATCTTCCCGAAGAGGACGCCTTGATCCCCGGCTTTACCGGGGTGGGGTTCGTAGCCTACGCTGGGGAGCTCGCCGGTATGGACTACCGCGATGCTATCGAGCGAGCCCATGAGATCCTCTACTTTGTAGGGCTCAAGGAGGCGAGGTACCGTCGGGTGGAGACCTACTCCTCGGGGATGAGACAGAGGGTTAAGCTCGCCCAGGCGCTGGTTCACGATCCAGAGCTTCTCCTCCTCGATGAGCCCACCATTGGAATGGACCCCAAAGGAAGAAAGGAGATGCTCGACCTCATAAAGGACATCGTGGAGAAAAAGGGGATAAATGTTCTCCTCTCAAGCCATATATTGCACGATGTGGAGTATGTCTGTAGCGAGGTGGTGGTTCTGAATCGGGGGGAGGTGGTCGTCTCCGGTGATTTAAAGGAACTCCTCGGCAGAGAAGAGGAGGTCTACGAGGTGCAGATCAGGGGTGAGCGAGATGGCTTTACCTCTCTTCTCAAGAAGAGGGGGGCAAGGGTTTATTTTGACGATGAAGAGGGGCTCTTTCGCATCTTTATGAAAAAAGAATGGGGATCTGCTCCCATATTCGAGGCGGCGAGAGATAGTGGAGTGGAGGTGCGTCATCTTCTTACGAGTAAGAGAACCCTTGAGGATCTATTTGTAAAGGTGGTGGAGGAGTAA
- a CDS encoding ABC transporter permease, with the protein MKERIRDWFRATYAVFKLSFSTLLRTKKSLFLLLLAWSQVGFALIWLVSWYYGKVGSGVHGLGVFSAMMVTSFLQFLVLITTLFYGSALIGDEVEGRTLAYLLVRPLPSSSIISGKFLALILGSSLIIYPAVVGCYALLLAPYGLSGVLRNLPTLFTDIWVILLAFFAYGSVFSFFGTSTKRPVLLGVLFAFGWESIITYVPGQVNKLTLMHYVQSLFPHHVFRGDMASFLTIFREPAGKGTSLLVLLGVGVAFLFFSSLTLANKEYYLEQ; encoded by the coding sequence ATGAAAGAGAGGATAAGAGATTGGTTCAGAGCTACTTACGCCGTCTTCAAGCTCTCATTTTCCACTCTTCTCAGGACGAAAAAGAGCCTCTTTCTCCTTCTTCTCGCTTGGTCCCAGGTGGGGTTTGCCTTGATCTGGCTTGTTAGTTGGTATTATGGCAAGGTGGGAAGTGGGGTTCACGGCTTGGGTGTTTTTTCGGCAATGATGGTTACCTCCTTCCTTCAGTTTCTTGTCTTAATCACCACCCTCTTTTACGGAAGTGCCCTCATTGGTGATGAGGTAGAGGGGCGGACCCTGGCATATCTTCTCGTTCGTCCTCTCCCCAGCTCAAGCATCATCTCGGGGAAGTTCTTAGCCCTTATTTTAGGTTCTTCCCTGATAATATATCCCGCGGTTGTCGGCTGTTATGCCCTCCTTCTTGCCCCTTACGGGCTTTCTGGTGTTTTGCGGAATCTTCCCACCCTCTTTACCGATATCTGGGTGATACTCTTAGCCTTTTTTGCCTATGGCTCTGTCTTTTCCTTTTTCGGGACGAGTACCAAGCGTCCGGTGCTCCTCGGGGTTCTCTTCGCCTTTGGCTGGGAGAGCATAATTACCTATGTCCCGGGACAGGTGAACAAGCTCACTCTTATGCACTATGTCCAATCCCTTTTCCCCCACCATGTATTTAGAGGGGATATGGCCAGTTTCCTTACCATCTTCCGGGAGCCAGCGGGTAAGGGAACCTCTCTACTTGTACTTCTCGGGGTGGGGGTGGCTTTTCTCTTCTTCTCAAGCCTTACCTTAGCCAACAAGGAGTATTACCTCGAGCAGTGA
- a CDS encoding Trk family potassium uptake protein: MKFPKRDLAPAQIVIISFATLILIGTLLLLLPAATVSGKISLIDALFTATSATCVTGLIVVDTGSYFSHFGQMVILSLIQLGGLGIMSFSTFFVFMVRRRVSLKERLMVEGVYTPEPWEDFFRLLRMVLLVTFGVEAVGAFLLYFPFSEQMSAGTALYYAIFHSISAFCNAGFSTFSDSFARFKGNGIINTVMPLLITIGGLGFVVVTEIIRRSTKRAEERKPLSLHTKLTITVSLILTLIGVVSFFFLEQNGTLANLSLREKIYTSIFQGVTPRTAGFSSVDFAKVGEATLFLFAILMFIGASPGSTGGGIKTTTIGVILALILSQLRRSEQVNIFHRTINKRIIDRAVGIILASAAIVLLFTLALLITEDSLSHHGFSLRQVLFEVISAFGTVGLSTGITAKLSSLGKLFITLLMFVGRLGPLTFFLTLERGGPVTRFSYPEENVMLG, translated from the coding sequence GTGAAATTCCCGAAACGCGACTTGGCGCCTGCTCAGATAGTGATAATAAGTTTTGCCACCTTGATCCTAATAGGAACTCTTCTCCTACTTTTGCCTGCAGCCACTGTCTCTGGAAAAATATCCTTGATCGATGCCCTTTTCACCGCCACTTCCGCCACTTGCGTAACTGGCCTCATCGTGGTGGATACCGGTTCCTACTTCAGCCACTTCGGACAGATGGTAATCCTCTCTCTGATCCAGCTTGGGGGGCTGGGTATAATGAGCTTTTCCACCTTCTTCGTGTTTATGGTGCGAAGAAGGGTTTCCCTGAAAGAGAGATTAATGGTCGAGGGGGTTTATACCCCTGAACCATGGGAGGACTTTTTCCGTCTTCTGCGGATGGTCCTGTTGGTAACCTTTGGGGTGGAAGCGGTGGGTGCTTTCCTCCTATATTTTCCCTTCTCAGAACAGATGAGCGCTGGCACTGCGCTCTATTACGCCATATTCCACTCGATTTCTGCCTTTTGTAATGCTGGTTTTTCCACCTTCTCCGATTCCTTTGCTCGATTCAAAGGAAACGGGATTATAAATACCGTGATGCCTCTACTGATCACCATCGGTGGACTTGGCTTTGTGGTGGTAACCGAAATCATTCGCCGCAGCACGAAAAGAGCTGAGGAAAGAAAACCCTTATCCCTTCACACAAAACTGACCATCACCGTCTCCCTCATCCTCACCCTGATCGGAGTGGTGAGCTTCTTCTTCTTGGAACAAAATGGCACTTTGGCTAACCTAAGCCTTAGGGAGAAAATCTACACCTCCATCTTCCAGGGAGTTACCCCAAGAACCGCTGGGTTCAGCAGTGTCGATTTCGCCAAGGTAGGGGAGGCAACCCTTTTCCTTTTCGCCATCTTGATGTTCATCGGCGCTTCACCTGGCTCTACTGGTGGTGGGATAAAGACAACTACCATCGGGGTGATACTTGCGCTAATTCTCTCTCAACTTCGGAGATCGGAGCAGGTGAACATCTTTCACCGCACTATCAACAAGCGGATCATCGATCGAGCGGTAGGGATAATCTTAGCCTCGGCGGCAATAGTGCTACTTTTCACCTTAGCCCTGCTTATCACTGAGGATAGTCTTTCCCACCACGGTTTCTCCCTCCGTCAGGTCCTCTTCGAGGTGATATCAGCCTTCGGAACGGTGGGGCTCTCTACCGGGATAACCGCCAAGCTTTCATCGCTGGGCAAGCTATTCATCACCCTCCTGATGTTCGTAGGAAGATTAGGACCTCTTACCTTCTTCCTCACCTTAGAGAGAGGAGGACCAGTAACCCGCTTCTCCTACCCCGAGGAGAATGTGATGCTTGGGTAA
- a CDS encoding peptidase M49: protein MRKAWVASFVLVLLLPVLLFSSPKKLEKERKYLLEQVKDVALVQLYADGFKNLTPKERIFAYYLSQSAIAGDRILYDQNHRHAWEIKDILEEIITHPAGIDKGVYEKILTYTKLFWIHHGNYNCRTGRKFVPDCTYEEFLTAAKKAFKNGANFGVKSEKELCAKISSLKKTIFDRDYEPFLVNKSPHPPDDIITGSANNLYFGVTLREAEMFPEKYPLNSRLAKINGKIVEQVYRAGGDGVPPGLYAAELKKVIYYLEKALPYTYEKQRETLRHLIRYFKTGDPKEFRRYNILWVQDDPPVDMINGFIEVYKDARGIKGAYEGIVYFRNEKETALMKKIAKLAPYFEKKAPWLDKYKKKKFKPPVANIVDILMETGDGGPISWGGINLPNAQDIRETYGSKSIVLQNITEGRRKVSSGLLIKEFAFTPEEVELQKEYGSEASRLLVALHEVIGHGSGKKSPKLKGDPSEYLKNYYSTLEEARADLMALWNIGDPKLKEVGVASNPAKLQEQAYRAYARADLLQLRVIPEGNKIEEDHMRATHLIVSYLRDKIKAVKVVKKNGKTYFVVTSIKKMREGVGELLAKLMRIKAEGDYQAIKRLVDKYGTYFDPALRDEVIARVKKLNLPNYTAFVMPKLIPVKDKSGKIIDVKITYPCDFVKEQLEFAGKVK, encoded by the coding sequence ATGAGAAAGGCGTGGGTAGCAAGTTTTGTCTTGGTTCTTCTCCTTCCCGTTCTTCTTTTCTCCTCGCCGAAGAAGCTCGAAAAGGAGAGAAAGTACCTCCTGGAACAGGTAAAGGATGTTGCCCTCGTTCAGCTCTATGCCGATGGGTTCAAGAACCTCACTCCCAAGGAGCGGATATTCGCCTATTATCTCTCGCAGTCAGCCATCGCCGGGGATAGGATCCTTTACGACCAGAACCATCGCCACGCGTGGGAGATCAAGGATATTCTCGAGGAGATAATCACCCATCCCGCAGGTATCGACAAGGGAGTTTATGAGAAGATCCTCACCTATACCAAGCTCTTCTGGATCCACCATGGGAACTACAATTGCCGTACGGGGAGAAAATTCGTCCCCGATTGCACCTATGAGGAGTTCCTCACCGCAGCGAAGAAGGCGTTTAAAAACGGCGCCAATTTTGGGGTAAAAAGTGAGAAGGAGCTCTGTGCCAAGATCAGTTCGCTCAAGAAGACGATCTTCGATCGCGATTACGAGCCGTTTTTGGTGAACAAGTCGCCTCATCCACCGGATGATATCATCACCGGTTCGGCGAACAACCTTTACTTCGGGGTTACCCTTCGTGAGGCGGAGATGTTCCCTGAGAAGTATCCCTTGAACTCGCGCCTCGCCAAGATAAACGGGAAGATCGTGGAGCAGGTGTACCGTGCTGGTGGTGATGGGGTTCCCCCTGGGCTTTATGCCGCTGAGCTCAAGAAGGTCATTTACTACCTGGAGAAAGCCCTTCCTTACACCTATGAGAAACAGCGAGAGACCCTTCGCCATCTCATCCGCTATTTCAAGACCGGCGATCCCAAGGAGTTCCGTCGCTACAACATCCTCTGGGTTCAGGACGATCCACCGGTGGATATGATAAACGGGTTCATCGAGGTATATAAGGATGCCCGTGGGATCAAGGGAGCCTACGAGGGGATCGTTTACTTCAGGAACGAGAAGGAAACCGCCCTGATGAAGAAGATAGCCAAGCTCGCCCCCTACTTCGAAAAGAAGGCGCCCTGGCTCGATAAATATAAAAAGAAGAAGTTCAAACCGCCGGTGGCGAACATCGTTGACATCCTGATGGAGACCGGTGATGGTGGTCCTATAAGCTGGGGCGGGATAAACCTGCCCAATGCCCAGGATATACGGGAGACATATGGTAGCAAATCGATCGTTCTCCAGAATATCACCGAGGGAAGGAGGAAGGTGAGTTCCGGTCTCCTGATCAAGGAGTTTGCCTTCACTCCGGAGGAGGTAGAGCTTCAGAAGGAGTATGGAAGCGAGGCATCGAGGCTCCTTGTCGCCCTTCACGAGGTGATAGGCCACGGTTCGGGTAAGAAGAGCCCCAAACTCAAGGGTGACCCTTCGGAATACCTCAAGAATTACTACTCCACTCTGGAGGAGGCGCGGGCGGATTTGATGGCTCTCTGGAACATCGGGGATCCCAAGTTGAAGGAGGTAGGAGTTGCCAGCAATCCTGCCAAATTGCAGGAGCAGGCGTACCGTGCCTACGCCCGAGCAGACCTTCTCCAGCTTAGGGTGATACCCGAGGGAAACAAGATAGAGGAAGACCATATGCGGGCAACCCACCTCATCGTCTCCTATCTCAGGGATAAGATCAAGGCGGTGAAGGTGGTAAAGAAGAATGGGAAGACCTACTTCGTGGTTACCTCGATAAAGAAGATGCGGGAGGGGGTTGGTGAGCTTCTTGCCAAGCTGATGAGGATAAAGGCAGAAGGGGATTATCAGGCGATAAAGAGGCTGGTAGATAAATACGGGACCTACTTCGATCCGGCGCTTAGGGATGAGGTGATCGCTCGGGTAAAGAAGCTGAATCTTCCCAACTACACCGCTTTCGTGATGCCGAAGCTCATTCCAGTAAAGGATAAATCGGGTAAGATCATCGATGTGAAGATCACCTATCCTTGCGACTTCGTGAAGGAGCAGCTCGAATTTGCGGGCAAGGTGAAGTAG
- the pgsA gene encoding CDP-diacylglycerol--glycerol-3-phosphate 3-phosphatidyltransferase, which produces MNLANYLTISRMVLIPILVIVLVSPFKYRDLIGSIIFLTAALTDLFDGYIARKRGYVTRLGKILDPIADKLLISSALIPLVALGRAPSWMVVVILGREFAISGLRNVAISEGIDLSPSFLGKSKMTAQGATIFILILGEKILGPLFLLGIIGLWIVVALSLISAFDYVIKFSKEISKLPQNG; this is translated from the coding sequence ATGAATTTAGCCAATTACCTCACTATCAGCCGGATGGTGCTTATCCCTATTTTGGTAATAGTGCTTGTTTCCCCCTTCAAATATCGCGATTTGATCGGAAGTATCATATTCCTCACCGCTGCTCTCACTGACCTTTTCGATGGTTATATAGCGAGAAAACGGGGATATGTCACCAGATTGGGGAAGATCCTCGATCCCATCGCGGATAAGCTCCTCATATCATCAGCCCTCATCCCCTTGGTCGCCTTGGGCAGGGCTCCTTCCTGGATGGTGGTGGTCATCTTGGGAAGGGAGTTCGCCATAAGCGGTTTAAGGAATGTAGCCATAAGTGAGGGCATCGATCTTTCTCCCTCCTTTCTCGGTAAGTCAAAGATGACCGCCCAGGGGGCAACCATCTTTATCCTGATATTAGGGGAGAAGATCTTGGGACCTCTCTTCCTTTTAGGAATCATCGGTTTGTGGATCGTCGTAGCTCTCTCCCTCATCTCCGCCTTTGATTATGTGATCAAATTCTCCAAAGAAATAAGCAAACTTCCGCAGAATGGATAA
- a CDS encoding DUF502 domain-containing protein, with amino-acid sequence MDKKERDKKKTLGLRATLKRSFVTGILILLPLLITLFLLAFLFGKINQYLTPIAIKVLELTGLPIERLGLMKILAPIVGLIITLGIIILIGILGRNYIGKKVGAVIDGIIMRIPFVKGIYGALKKLIEAFNPSFTGSFSKVVLVEYPRKGSYTIGFVTATVTQKAKGSLSGEIVYVFIPTTPNPTSGWLLLFPRSEVIPLDITIEDALKLIVSGGIVPPEERKGKDEESPLPKEEK; translated from the coding sequence ATGGATAAAAAAGAGAGAGACAAGAAGAAGACCTTGGGCTTAAGGGCAACTTTGAAACGAAGCTTTGTCACCGGCATTCTCATTCTCCTTCCCCTTCTCATCACCCTCTTTCTCCTCGCCTTCCTCTTCGGAAAGATAAATCAATATCTCACCCCGATAGCAATAAAGGTCCTTGAATTAACTGGCCTCCCCATTGAACGATTGGGGCTAATGAAAATCCTTGCCCCGATCGTGGGACTAATCATTACCCTTGGCATCATCATCCTCATAGGTATCCTCGGTCGAAACTACATTGGGAAGAAGGTGGGAGCAGTAATCGATGGGATCATTATGCGGATACCATTTGTAAAGGGGATTTATGGTGCGTTGAAGAAGTTGATCGAGGCATTCAACCCCTCCTTCACCGGGAGCTTCTCCAAGGTGGTGCTGGTGGAATACCCGAGGAAGGGAAGCTATACCATCGGCTTCGTTACTGCTACGGTTACCCAAAAGGCGAAAGGAAGCCTCTCTGGAGAGATAGTCTATGTATTTATTCCCACCACCCCCAACCCCACCTCGGGCTGGCTCCTCCTTTTTCCCAGATCTGAGGTGATCCCCCTTGACATAACGATAGAGGATGCGTTAAAGCTTATCGTCTCCGGGGGGATCGTTCCTCCCGAAGAGAGAAAGGGGAAAGATGAAGAAAGTCCCTTACCGAAAGAGGAGAAATAG